In Mytilus edulis chromosome 13, xbMytEdul2.2, whole genome shotgun sequence, a single window of DNA contains:
- the LOC139500683 gene encoding zinc finger protein 90 homolog, protein MEPEELTCKQCGKEFNYKNGLLRHQKLTHAKERKYECEICNRRFGYKNILLEHQNIHFGIKPYKCSLCDKRFAARSNLVQHRTVHKRPLSCTVCPQRFLSEDALQRHIKGHQGTVLSCNLCSFSTPNQITLNDHIHTSHATELNKQKTFVSTPGNYDRKQLRRRSSSRQQAFDPDSLPTFKQDFQHPIADDAIIHNAPFSAVSQSNTENVIIKAEPMSPKIDMYLHNAESTSAIESVQKDNPVLNFSDIHSVSDDRVSTPRSYSSQSREGGIADSTSGLAEVLARIHTCIRSSEELNARTIPRLSINVDPPRHTRDFSSQFTSERSDIPSVREIMSYLEAQGKIFRCHHCCIMFEDRGLYILHTSLHGQSNPWQCNVCNKLCLNKNDFHLHQANQQHE, encoded by the coding sequence ATGGAACCTGAGGAATTAACTTGCAAGCAGTGCGGTAAAGAGTTCAATTACAAAAATGGCCTACTACGTCATCAAAAACTAACACACGCTAAAGAAAGAAAGTACGAATGTGAAATATGTAATCGTAGATTCGGATACAAAAATATTCTGTTAGAgcatcaaaatattcattttggtATTAAACCGTATAAATGTAGTCTGTGCGATAAAAGATTTGCTGCACGCTCTAATCTCGTGCAGCACAGAACTGTACATAAGCGCCCTCTATCTTGTACGGTGTGTCCACAGCGTTTTCTAAGCGAGGATGCATTACAAAGACACATAAAGGGGCACCAAGGAACTGTGCTATCTTGCAACTTGTGTTCATTTTCAACTCCAAATCAAATTACGTTAAATGACCATATTCACACAAGTCACGCGACCGAATTGAATAAACAAAAGACATTTGTTAGTACTCCTGGTAATTATGACAGAAAGCAACTGCGTCGTAGATCAAGTTCTAGACAACAGGCATTTGACCCAGATTCATTACCAACTTTCAAACAAGATTTTCAGCATCCAATAGCAGACGATGCAATCATTCATAACGCTCCCTTTTCTGCAGTTAGCCAAAGCAATACTGAGAATGTAATCATTAAAGCAGAGCCGATGTCGCCAAAGATTGACATGTACTTACATAATGCAGAGAGCACTAGTGCTATTGAAAGCGTTCAAAAAGATAACCCGGTTTTGAACTTTTCCGATATTCATTCTGTTAGTGATGATAGAGTGTCCACTCCACGTTCGTATTCATCGCAGTCCAGAGAAGGGGGAATTGCTGATTCAACAAGTGGTTTGGCGGAAGTCTTGGCAAGGATCCACACGTGTATTCGATCATCTGAAGAACTGAACGCACGAACCATTCCGCGTCTTTCAATTAACGTCGATCCACCGAGACATACACGTGATTTCAGTTCACAGTTCACATCTGAGAGGTCAGATATTCCTTCTGTAAGAGAAATAATGTCATATCTAGAGGCACAGGGGAAAATATTCCGTTGTCACCATTGTTGCATTATGTTTGAAGACCGTGGATTGTACATACTCCATACTTCGCTTCACGGACAGTCGAATCCGTGGCAGTGTAATGTGTGTAACAAACTATGCCTgaataaaaatgattttcatttgCATCAAGCCAACCAGCAAcatgaataa